DNA sequence from the Carbonactinospora thermoautotrophica genome:
CCCGCCACAAGGTCACGAAATCCGAGCCAGAGCCCGTTTTCAGCCGTCGCCGACAGACCTGCTGTCGGCCAGCTCGCCAGCGCAGCACCCGCGCTTCATCCACCCCCAGAGCGGCCCGCCGGATCGACCCTCTGCGGACGCCCGCGCAGTCGACCAGATCCACACCCCGGCCTTGACCGTGCGCGTCCACCCCAGGGGGACCGGGTCGAACGTGAGCCCACGCCGTTCTCCCTCGATCAGGTGCGGCTGGACGACTTGTTCGGCCACCGCCTTCCGGAGCCGCGCCTCCTCCGCCCGGCCGCCGCCGGCTCCGACTGCTCCACAGCTCCTGCCCGGCCACCCGGCACGGACAGCGTCGAACGCCTCCACAGCAACCTGCTTGGCCATACGGCCGATGGCGACCACGGTCGAGCGGTCCGCTCCCTACCTCTCCGCGGTCTCCCGCTGGACACACTGTCCGGCCAACACGCTGACCCACATGGCTTCTCGCTCGGCGTCAGACGCCGCTTCGGCTTGGACGTGCGGGTGCACGGCGTCGACCCCGACATCCCAGCTTCCTCCCAAGACCGTTGGCCTTACGGACCGGTTGGATGTTCCTCGCCGGACTCGCAGCCCACCTCGTCCACGGTCATCAACGCGTGCGTGCGCTGGTGCGCGCCCACCCGGCCATGCCTTCTCCTGTCTGTGGAGGGACTCCGTCAGACGGACAACGGAGGGCGGGCATTGATCGAGGCCTGGTATCGCGCCACGCCGCCGCCCGGCGCAGGGCGTCAGGCTGAGCCGCGCCTCAGGACAAGCCGCCACCCTCAACCGACTTGGCAAAAACGTACAAAATCTGTCAAATACTACGATCAGCTTGGCATTGCCGCTTCCATGACCCGGATCACCCCGATCGTTTTACGGTCCCGCACCCGGTTGCTGCCGCCAGCCGGCGCCTTCTGCGACGATCAGTCCTCGCGCCCGAAGCAGCCCCAGGCAGCGCATCACCTGGTCCGCAGGCACGCCAGCGGCATGAGAGATAGCCGGGACGGAGATCGGATGACGTCTCGGTACCGCCTCAAGCACCCGTGCGGTCACAGGATCCAGCGAGTCCCGGGCGAACACCGGGCCCCGGCGGGGCGGCGCCAGGCTCTCACCGATCTGGTCGACCTGCTCTGCGACGTCGGCTGCGTCCGTCACGGCGACGACGCCCGGCTCACGGAGCAGCAGGTTCACACCGCCCGACATGAGGGAGGTCACCGGGCCAGGGACGGCCATCACGTAACGCCCCAGCTCGGCCGCAGCACGTGCGGTGCTCAGAGCACCGCTGCGGTAGGCGGCCTCGACCACGACCACCCCGCGGGTGAGGGCGGCCATCAGGCGGTTCCGCTCGATGAACCGGTACCGGGCGGGTCTGGTCCCTGGTGGAAAGGCGCTCACCACGAGCCCGTCGTCGGCGATCCGGTCGAGCAGCGCGGCGTGGCCCGAGGGATACGGAACGTCGACCCCGCAGGCCAGGACCGCGATGGTGGGCGCGCCCACGGAAAGCGCGCCCCGATGGGCGGCCGCGTCGACCCCGTAGGCGGCGCCGGACACGACGGTCCAAGCACGCTCCCCGAGACCCGCGCCGAGGTCGGTGGCGACGTGGATGCCATACCCGGTGGCGGCTCGGGCCCCGACGACCGTCACGGAGCGTACGGCCAGATGGCGTAGGTTTTGGCCGCCCCGGACCCACAGACCGAGCGGCCCGCGCTCACCGAGGTCGTCCAGTTGGGTGGGCCACTCGGAGTCGCCTGGGCAGAGGAACCGACCGCCGACGCGCTCGCAGGCGGCCAGGTCCGCCTCCGGATCAAGGCCGGGAAGCCGCGACTGGTAGCCCGGGAGCCGCCGGCTGGGGAGCGTGCCGTCGCGGATCGCCTCCAGCACAGCCACCGGGCCGAGCCGGGCGACGAGCCTACCCAGCTCAGCATCGCCCAGCTCTCCGACACGTGTGAGAGCGGCTCGGGAGAGACGTTCCGCGTCGAGCTGATCCTCGGTCATGGCGCCACCGTCCCGTGGAGTCCGATCTTGAAGAACAGCGCCTCATACACGTCGTCGCGCGTGGGCCGGTCCCGGCCGGCGAGGTCGGCTAGCGTCCAGGCCACCCGCAACACCCGGTCCACGCTCCGCGCGCTGAGCTGGCCCCGGTCCATGGCGGCGGCGATCTCGGCCAGGCTCCCGGGCTCGGGGCGGAAGCGGCGGCGGATCTCGCGCCCGGGGACCTCGGCGTTGGTCCGCCATGGAGTTCCGGCGTACCGGCGGGCGGCGCGCTCCCGAGCTAGCCGCACCCGTTCGGCGACCACGGCGGTGGATTCGGCATTGGGCAGGTCGCTCAGCAGCTCGGCGCGGGAGACCGGATGCACCATCACTTGGAGGTCGATGCGATCCAGCAGCGGACCGGAGAGCCGGGCCAGGTACCGGTGGCGTAGTTGGGGTGAGCAGCGGCAGTCGATCGCTTTTCCGCCCAGGCCGCAAGGACACGGATTGGCGGCGAGCACCAGCAGGAACCGTGCCGGGAACCGCACGGTGCCGGCGGCGCGGCCGATGATGACTTCACCGGATTCGAGTGGTTGGCGTAGGCAGTCCAGGACGCGTACCTGGAACTCCGGTGCTTCGTCGAGGAAGAGAACACCACGGTGGGCGAGACTCACCGCACCCGGCCGGGGCAGCCCGGGACCGCCGCCGATGACCGAGGGCAGCGAGGAGCTGTGGTGCGGCGCGCAGAACGGGGGCCTGGTGATGAGCGGCTGGTCCGGAGGCAGGCGGCCCGCGACCGAATGCACGGCGGTGACCTCAAGCGCCGCCGCCCGGTCGAGCGGCGGCAGCAGCCCGGGAAGACGCTCGGCCAGCATGGTCTTTCCCCCACCCGGTGGGCCGTGGAGGAAGAGGTGATGCCCTCCGGCGGCGCAGATCTCGAGCGCACGTCGCGCCTCGATCTGGCCCACCACGTCGGCAAGATCCGGCGTCGGCCTGCCTGCGCACGTGGCGGCTTCTGACAGCCCGGGATCCCCAGCCCACGTCTTCGGCACGGCTTCCTGCCCAGGTTCCCCGATCTCGGTCTGGGGATCGTCATCCAGGTCCGGCAGACCGCGGAGCAGGGCGAGCAGATGGCGAAGGCTGCGTACGCCGGTGACCTCGACGTCCGGGACGAGTGCCGCTTCGGCCGCGTTCGCGGCCGGTACGACGAAGCGGCGATGTCCTTTGCGCGTTGCGGCGAGCACCGCCGGAAGGACGCCGCGAATGGGCCGGACGCGGCCGTCCAACCCGAGCTCGCCGAGCAGCACGAGGTCGGCGATGGAATGTGTGGGTACCGACCGGGCGCCGGCGAGGACCGCGGCGGCGACGGCGAGGTCGAGCCCGCTGCCCCGTTTCCGGACCGAGGCGGGGGAGAGCCCTACGGTGATCCGCTGGTTCGGCCAGGACTCGCCGCTGTTCAGGATCGCTGCCCTGACGCGGTCGCGTGACTCGTTCACAGCGGTGTCGGGTAACCCGACGACGGTGAAGTTGGGCAGCCCGGCGCCGAGATCGGCCTCGACGTCGACGATGACCCCCTCCAGCCCGATGAGGGTTACCGATCTGGTCCGCGCGAGGGCCATCTACATCACCCCCCGCAGGTGCTCGACGGCGACGCCGCCTTGGGGCCGGCGCACGACGGCGATGACGTCGAACCGGACTGAGCTCGGGCGAAGCCCGCGGAC
Encoded proteins:
- a CDS encoding YifB family Mg chelatase-like AAA ATPase, which translates into the protein MALARTRSVTLIGLEGVIVDVEADLGAGLPNFTVVGLPDTAVNESRDRVRAAILNSGESWPNQRITVGLSPASVRKRGSGLDLAVAAAVLAGARSVPTHSIADLVLLGELGLDGRVRPIRGVLPAVLAATRKGHRRFVVPAANAAEAALVPDVEVTGVRSLRHLLALLRGLPDLDDDPQTEIGEPGQEAVPKTWAGDPGLSEAATCAGRPTPDLADVVGQIEARRALEICAAGGHHLFLHGPPGGGKTMLAERLPGLLPPLDRAAALEVTAVHSVAGRLPPDQPLITRPPFCAPHHSSSLPSVIGGGPGLPRPGAVSLAHRGVLFLDEAPEFQVRVLDCLRQPLESGEVIIGRAAGTVRFPARFLLVLAANPCPCGLGGKAIDCRCSPQLRHRYLARLSGPLLDRIDLQVMVHPVSRAELLSDLPNAESTAVVAERVRLARERAARRYAGTPWRTNAEVPGREIRRRFRPEPGSLAEIAAAMDRGQLSARSVDRVLRVAWTLADLAGRDRPTRDDVYEALFFKIGLHGTVAP
- the dprA gene encoding DNA-processing protein DprA, with protein sequence MTEDQLDAERLSRAALTRVGELGDAELGRLVARLGPVAVLEAIRDGTLPSRRLPGYQSRLPGLDPEADLAACERVGGRFLCPGDSEWPTQLDDLGERGPLGLWVRGGQNLRHLAVRSVTVVGARAATGYGIHVATDLGAGLGERAWTVVSGAAYGVDAAAHRGALSVGAPTIAVLACGVDVPYPSGHAALLDRIADDGLVVSAFPPGTRPARYRFIERNRLMAALTRGVVVVEAAYRSGALSTARAAAELGRYVMAVPGPVTSLMSGGVNLLLREPGVVAVTDAADVAEQVDQIGESLAPPRRGPVFARDSLDPVTARVLEAVPRRHPISVPAISHAAGVPADQVMRCLGLLRARGLIVAEGAGWRQQPGAGP